The following nucleotide sequence is from Scheffersomyces stipitis CBS 6054 chromosome 4, complete sequence.
CTCTTGTGCAAAACCACCTCGGGGCTGATTTCGGTGACAGAAGGTGCCACAAGAGCGGAGACGTCTGCCACTAGCACCGTGGCTAAGGCTAGAAGTGAAAGTACTTTCATGGGGAATCGATCAATCAAACAGAATACAAAATAGCAATCGACAAAATATAGTATGACTGTACTCTGCCAGTTTCAATTATAGCAATTCTCTCAGTTTGAATCCTACAATTGGAGCAGCGTAGCTTGATATACTAGGCCAGTATACTGATGCTATTCTATAGTATTGGTGGTTCCAATGGATTGAGGAAGTGACAACGAATAGTTcaaatcaaagaaaaacattactgaaaaaaatgtcCTGTACTTGTCCCGATTATATTTGAATTTCTCGGGGCGACATGCGGGACTTTTGGTGCCGGCTTATTACCGCAGATAGCGATGAGCTAGCGAgagagatgaagaattagaGGGAAATTTCCGTGGCTAAGCTATGCAAAATAATCCCTAGGTCAGATTCAAAATGGATCATAATGACCGACAATGGCTGACAGTGGCTGATAGTGACCGATATGGCCAGACTCCATGAAGAATGAATCAATTCTGATGAGATGACATCACTAGCTTGGGCTAACTAATTTTTCTGCCCGTACCGACGtctcgctattttctcACTGATTCGCACCAACTTTTAGTGACGTTTCTTCGGCGTAATCAGAGCATTACTGAGCCATGACACTGACGGCTACAATCTTCAGTCATTGAAGCTCTAACAACTGATTTCTTTACTCGGTAGTCGTGTACACATATGTGCCACTATCATTACGTCTTCTACCAGTATCATAAATTCTACAATCACTACTACTCAAGGGCTAGCTTGTGAAGTCTCTACACTATCTATGCGTTTTCTCTAGAAGCAGTAAAGTCTGAGTCCAAAAGTCCAACAGATGCTTGGAGAGCACAAACGAGTTGCTCTGTGGCAAGAAAATTCCATCATTAAATACACGGTTTAAAAGTATAGAATGAAACTATGCTGAGATTGCCAATGGTTACGGAAGAACCAACGAAACCTTTTGAGaatgctgaaaagttcCTTATAAAGTCCATGCTTTGTCCGGGTAAATTTTGCTTGTCACGTGAGAATATCGAATTCTCTTTGCCTTACctatgaatatgaatatCTATCATCGTTAATTCTCTATTTACAAGTGGTATATCATTAGTAATGTACAATTCCAGTCTGGTACTTGACCTCGTTCCACAAGCTGGGTGTTTCCTCGTTTTCAGGACCTCTGACCGCATCTTCTATCTGCAATTGGGTATTCCATCTCTGGGTGCATGTAGCAATGAACTCTGTAAAGTCAGGTCTTTTaatcttcaagtagttATAGATAAATCTGTCAGGTAAGTCCTCATAAGTCAATGAATACACGTAAGCACACAAGAGTATTTCGCATGAACTTGCTCTTTTCTGGTCGAATATGAATCCATACAGATTCTTATTACCATTCAATTTCTCATACAACTTGGAGAAATAGTCCAAGTAGTCATTGAGCAAATGCAAGCACTTCAACGAATTCTTTGATTCTCTCAAAAGCAGTTTTTCCTTCGATTTTGCTACTAGTTGTCTCTCATGAAGTGCACTCAATGCGACCTCGTCTTGTTCCTCATTTTCGTCATTGATATATTCAGTTTCTGCAATTTCAGAATTATTCACACTACCAGAAAAATCGAAGAATCCagtcttgttcttgttgagcCCAAGTAATTGAACCTGTTCCTGGGCGTTCTGGTGCAACTTCAACGGTTGGTTGTACATCATGGGAAAGGGTAAGTATTTCTGGAAGAGCTTCGTTGTATACTTCTCGTAGTTCCTGGAATTGACAAACATGTTGTATTGGTGGATATACTCGACTTTATACTGCAATTTGGCTATCAATGCCTTGTTGACTAGTTGGTTATGGGTAGATAATTCCTTGGACACGAAATTGGTATCACCATAAGTTTCTAAAATGTATTTGGAAATCTCCTCAAATCCCTGGAGCTTTCTTTCAGCTGTCGTTAGCACTGGCAACTTTCCTATATCTGAGACATTTGTATTGGAGGAAGTGACTatttcgtattcttcagATGTATTCGACAAGGAATCAGTCAATAGCCAGCTCGCGGCAAGGCATTCTGGCGAAATGACCGATATTTCCGTTCCACAACCCCAAACATGAAGCTGGATCATTATTGAAGAGAGTGTAAATACTTATTGTGGTTAAACGGA
It contains:
- a CDS encoding predicted protein yields the protein MIQLHVWGCGTEISVISPECLAASWLLTDSLSNTSEEYEIVTSSNTNVSDIGKLPVLTTAERKLQGFEEISKYILETYGDTNFVSKELSTHNQLVNKALIAKLQYKVEYIHQYNMFVNSRNYEKYTTKLFQKYLPFPMMYNQPLKLHQNAQEQVQLLGLNKNKTGFFDFSGSVNNSEIAETEYINDENEEQDEVALSALHERQLVAKSKEKSLLRESKNSLKCLHLLNDYLDYFSKLYEKLNGNKNSYGFIFDQKRASSCEILLCAYVYSLTYEDLPDRFIYNYLKIKRPDFTEFIATCTQRWNTQLQIEDAVRGPENEETPSLWNEVKYQTGIVHY